AGCTGCCGAAGGCTGCGATCTTTTGATCTTGCTTTTGGAGATCAAGATCAAAAGATCGCAGCCTTCGCCAGCTCCTACATTGAATCGCGTTGAGCCGGTTATGTCTGTCGCCAGACTCGCGTCATTTGTCGCCAGCCTCTCGGCGCAATTTACCGGGCGAGGCACCGAACTCGCGTAGCACCGCCGCGGCGAAGGCACTCTGCGAGCTGTAACCAACCCGACAGGCGATCTCGCCAATGGGTAACGCTGAATCGCGCAACAGGCTCACGGCAATGTGCAGCCGACGACTGCGAATGTAGTCCATCGGCGTTTGCCCGCATTCCGCCACAAACCGTGCATGCAACCGAGCGCTGGACAAGCCGGCGATGCGCGCCAGATCGGCGACTTGCAGTGGATAGGCCGCGTATTGATCGATGTGCGCATTCAGTGCTGCATAAGGCAGACGTCGACCGCCCACGCTGTCGGGTTTGGCGTTGTTCAGGCTGGCCAGCAACAGCACCGCGCCTTGCTGGGCAATCAGCGGATCACTGATCTGACTGCCCGCCAGCCAACTCACCAGTTGGCTTTGCCCTGCGTCCAGCGACAGGCGCCCGGCATTGTCGAGCAAGCGGCGACTGGCTTCGGCGTGATCGCCAAGGGACTGCGAAACCCACTGGTCGCTCGGCACATCCAGCACCAGGCAACGACTGCCATGGGCGCTGTCGCAGGCATGATGTGCCCCCGACGGCACCACCACGAAACTCTGCTGCACCACCTGACTACCATGCCCCTCGACCTCGAAATCCAGCGCGCCCGACAGCCCGAACACCAATTGCGCATGGTCGTGGCTATGGACGATCAGGTCGTGGGTGTACTGGCGTAGCGTGAGGATCGGTCTCATCGCAGGTCTCCTGGGCAGGTCGCCAGTCTACACCGGGCGCGGCCCGACTCGCGCTGTCACACGACTGACTTGCCACTGTCATGGGCAATTCACCCGACCGGCGCAAGCTTGCCAAAACTTGTCCTGAGGGTTGCCCATGACCAGCGCCGAGCTCGCCAAACCCAGCCGTAAGCAACGTGTACGGACCTTGTGGATTTCCGATGTGCATTTGGGCACCCGGGATTGCCAGGCCGAACATCTGTCGCAGTTTCTCAAGGGCTACCACACCGACAAGATCTACCTGGTCGGCGACATCATCGACGGCTGGAAACTGCGCAGTGGTATGTATTGGCCCCAGGCGCACACCAATGTGATTCGTCGCCTGCTGACCATGAGCAAGCGCGGTACAGAGGTGATCTACGTCACCGGCAACCATGATGAATTCCTGCGCCGTTATTCGAAGCTGATGCTGGGCAATATCCAACTGGTGGACGAAGCCGTGCACGTGACCGCCGATGGCCGTCATCTGCTGGTGATTCACGGCGACCAGTTCGACGTGATCACCCGTTACCATCGCTGGCTGGCTTTTCTCGGCGATTCGGCCTACGAATTCACCCTGACGCTCAACCGCTGGCTCAACCATTGGCGTGCCCGTTATGGCTACGGCTACTGGTCGCTGTCGGCGTACCTCAAGCACAAGGTCAAGACCGCCGTCAGCTTCATCAGCGATTTTGAAGAAGCCATCGCCCACGAATGCGTCAAACGCGAGTTGCACGGGGTGGTGTGCGGGCACATTCACCATGCCGAGATTCGCAAGGTCGGTGGGGTGGATTACCTCAATTGTGGGGATTGGGTGGAGTCGTGCACGGCGCTGATCGAGCATTGGGATGGGTCGATCGAGCTGTATCGGTTGGCCGATGCCCAAGCGCGGGAGGCCGAGTTGAAGACGGTGAAGGTTGCGGAGCCGGCTTAAAAATCAGGTGTATTGGCCGACCCCATCGCGGGCAAGCCCGCTCCCACGGGGTTGTGGTGGTGCACAACTTTTTTGAACACTGCAAAAACCTGTGGGAGCGGGCTTGCCCGCGATGGACCGCGAAGCGGTCTCCTGAGACCTGTCAGGCTGGCGCGTGCTCTTCCATCGCCGCCTTGTAAATCGAATGCTTCGGCTGCGCAAACAACCGCTCCACCATCGGTTCGAAGAAGCTCAGCGGCAGTGTGTCGTACGCAGGATCAAACGCCGCTGCATCGTACCGGGCACAAAATTCGATGGTCGCCTGATACTGCGGATGACCGCTGAATTGCTCGCGCAAATGCCGGTCCATGCCCAGGTGATGAAAGAAGTAATAACCCTGGAAAATCCCATGCTTCTCCACCATCCACAGGTTCTCGGCGCTGACGAACGGCTTGAGGATCGCTGCGGCGATGTCCGGGTGATTGTAGGAGCCTAGTGTGTCGCCAATGTCATGGAGCAGGGCGCAAACTACGTATTCTTCGTCGCGACCATCACGCCACGCGCGGCTGGCGGTTTGCAGGGAGTGGGTCAGACGATCCACCGGGAAACCACCGAAATCCCCCTCCAGTAACTTCAGGTGCGCCACGATCCGTTTGGGCAATTGCCGGGCATAGGCGCTGAAATCTGCGGCGATGATCGCCCAGTCTTCCTGCGTGCCGTCCTGCATATGGGTAAAACGGGCATGGGCATTCATCGGCTATCCTCTTGTTCTGATCGAAAGGGATGTTTGAGTGTAGGACTTGGATCCAAGGCTGCACTGGCTGCCCAAGACGCTTTTGTGGCCAATGGAGCCTAGAACGCCACACGACCCAGAATCATGTCGCGGTACATGACGAAATCGCCGAGCAGGCTGTAAAGAGGATGCTGAAAGGTGGCAGGACGATTCTTCTCGAAGAAGAAATGCCCGACCCAGGCAAAACTGTAACCAGCCAGCGGCAGGGCCAGCAACATCCACCATGCGCCGTTGCCGATGGTCAGCACCAGAATGAAAATAACCAGCGAGGTGCCGACAAAGTGCAATCGTCGACAAGTGCTGTTGCGATGTTCGCTGAGGTAATACGGGTAAAACTCAGCGAAGTTGTTGAAGCGTTTGATGTTTTCCACGACTGCGGTCTCTGTGGTGGCTGTTCACGCGACAAGTTGTTCTGCGGGTAGCTTATTTAAGTCTAGAGTGATCATTGGTATCAGCCAGTGACAATAGGCGCCACTTTAGTATCCTTGGGTATTGGGTCGTGGCATGCGGCCATCACGTAGTAAACGCCATGAGCGAACGAACGACTTCTGCAAGCTGGGCGATGGGGATTGTCAAAGCACTGGAAATGGACGGCCTGGATTGCCGGGTTCTGTTCAAGCAGCTAGGGCTCGACTATGCGGCACTGGATGATCCGGATGCGCGCTTCCCGCAAGATTCCATGACGCGGCTCTGGCAGCGCGCGGTCGAGCTGTCCGGCAACCCGGCGATCGGCCTGAACATGGGCAAGGTCGTGCGACCGGCGTCCTTCCATGTCGCCGGTTATGCCTTGATGTCCAGCCAGACCCTGGCTGAAGGCTTTCAACGTCTGGTGCGTTATCAGCGAATCATCGCCGAAAGTGCCGACTTGAGTTTTCGATTGCTGGATGAGGGGTATGCGCTGATTCTGACGGTGCATGGCGATCACCTGCCACCGACCCGGCAGAGTGCCGAAGCATCAATGGCCTGCGCCCTGGCACTTTGCGGCTGGCTGACCGGCCGCGCGCTCCAGCCGCGCAAAGTCTTGCTGCAAGGCGATGAGCCCGTTGATTTTGAACCTTATAAACAAGCTTTCCATGCCCCGTTGATGTTCAACGCGCCGTATGACGCCTTGATCTTCGAGCGCGTCGACATGGAGGCACCGCTGCCCACCGCCAACGAGGCGATGGCGCGGTTGCACGACCGGTTTGCCGGCGAATACCTGGCGCGGTTTTCCGAGACCCGCGTGACTCACAAAGCGCGGCAGGTGTTATGCCGTCTGCTGCCCCAGGGCGAACCCAAACGCGATGCGGTGGCCCAGACGCTGCACTTGTCGCAACGCACCTTGCAGCGCCGCTTGCAGGAAGAGGGCACGAGTTTTCAGGCGTTGCTGGATGACACCCGACGTGAACTGGCCGAGCAATACCTGGCGCAACCGAACATGACCCTGCTGGAAATCGCCTACCTGCTGGGGTTTGCCGATCCGAGCAACTTTTTCCGCGCCTTCCGACGCTGGTTCGATTCCACCCCCGGCGAATACCGGACGCGGCTGATGGAAGCGCCCCTGCCGATCAGTGACGCCAGAACGCCGGGATACACAGAACAAACACCGTAATGATCTCCAGTCGGCCCAGCAGCATGCCGAACGAGAGAATCCACTTCGCGGCATCCGGCAGGCTGGCGAAGTTACCCGCCGGGCCAATCGTTTCGCCAAGCCCCGGGCCTACGCCAGACACCGTGGCGGCCGCGCCGGTAAGCGCGGTCATCCAGTCCACGCCCAGTAGCGACAGCAGCAACGCGATGACGCAAATAGTGATGGCGAAGAAGAACGAAAAGGTCAGGATCGAGCGCACGATCTCTTCGTCGAGACGGTGGCCGTTGTACTTCTGCTTGATCACCGCGCGCGGGTGAATCAATTGGTTAAGGTTGGCCTTGAGCAGAATATAGGCAACCTGGAACCGGAAAATCTTGATCCCGCCAGCGGTCGACCCCGAGCAGCCGCCGACAAACCCCAGGTAAAAGAACAGCATCAGTGAGAAGTTACCCCAGAGGCTGTAGTCCCCCAGTGCAAAACCGGTGGTGGTCACCACCGACGTCACGTTCAGCGCCACATGCCGCAAGGCCTCCAGCCAGTGCAGCTGAGTAGTCCACCAGTACCAGGTGCCGAGCACCAGCCAGGTCACCAGCAACATGCCGAGCAAGCCTTGAACCTGTTCATCCTTGATCAAGGCCCGACGGTTACCGCGCAGCGTCGCCACGTACAGGGTGAACGGCAGGGCACCGAGAATCATGATGACGACGGCGACCCAATGCACCGCAGGCTCCGGCCATTTGGCCAAAGACAGGTCGGAGGTCGAGAAACCACCGGTGGAAATCGCTGACATCGCATGATTGATTGCATCGAATGGGCTCATCCCGGCCCACCAGAACGCCAGGCTGCCGAAAATGGTGATGCCGACGTAGGCCGCAACAATCAAACGCGCCACCATGTGCGAACGGGGCATGACT
The Pseudomonas lini DNA segment above includes these coding regions:
- a CDS encoding AraC family transcriptional regulator, which gives rise to MRPILTLRQYTHDLIVHSHDHAQLVFGLSGALDFEVEGHGSQVVQQSFVVVPSGAHHACDSAHGSRCLVLDVPSDQWVSQSLGDHAEASRRLLDNAGRLSLDAGQSQLVSWLAGSQISDPLIAQQGAVLLLASLNNAKPDSVGGRRLPYAALNAHIDQYAAYPLQVADLARIAGLSSARLHARFVAECGQTPMDYIRSRRLHIAVSLLRDSALPIGEIACRVGYSSQSAFAAAVLREFGASPGKLRREAGDK
- a CDS encoding UDP-2,3-diacylglucosamine diphosphatase, which encodes MTSAELAKPSRKQRVRTLWISDVHLGTRDCQAEHLSQFLKGYHTDKIYLVGDIIDGWKLRSGMYWPQAHTNVIRRLLTMSKRGTEVIYVTGNHDEFLRRYSKLMLGNIQLVDEAVHVTADGRHLLVIHGDQFDVITRYHRWLAFLGDSAYEFTLTLNRWLNHWRARYGYGYWSLSAYLKHKVKTAVSFISDFEEAIAHECVKRELHGVVCGHIHHAEIRKVGGVDYLNCGDWVESCTALIEHWDGSIELYRLADAQAREAELKTVKVAEPA
- a CDS encoding HD domain-containing protein, with amino-acid sequence MNAHARFTHMQDGTQEDWAIIAADFSAYARQLPKRIVAHLKLLEGDFGGFPVDRLTHSLQTASRAWRDGRDEEYVVCALLHDIGDTLGSYNHPDIAAAILKPFVSAENLWMVEKHGIFQGYYFFHHLGMDRHLREQFSGHPQYQATIEFCARYDAAAFDPAYDTLPLSFFEPMVERLFAQPKHSIYKAAMEEHAPA
- a CDS encoding Mpo1-like protein, giving the protein MENIKRFNNFAEFYPYYLSEHRNSTCRRLHFVGTSLVIFILVLTIGNGAWWMLLALPLAGYSFAWVGHFFFEKNRPATFQHPLYSLLGDFVMYRDMILGRVAF
- a CDS encoding AraC family transcriptional regulator, whose translation is MSERTTSASWAMGIVKALEMDGLDCRVLFKQLGLDYAALDDPDARFPQDSMTRLWQRAVELSGNPAIGLNMGKVVRPASFHVAGYALMSSQTLAEGFQRLVRYQRIIAESADLSFRLLDEGYALILTVHGDHLPPTRQSAEASMACALALCGWLTGRALQPRKVLLQGDEPVDFEPYKQAFHAPLMFNAPYDALIFERVDMEAPLPTANEAMARLHDRFAGEYLARFSETRVTHKARQVLCRLLPQGEPKRDAVAQTLHLSQRTLQRRLQEEGTSFQALLDDTRRELAEQYLAQPNMTLLEIAYLLGFADPSNFFRAFRRWFDSTPGEYRTRLMEAPLPISDARTPGYTEQTP
- a CDS encoding TrkH family potassium uptake protein yields the protein MALPTLRIIGFIIGIFLITLAIAMVVPMATLVIFERTSDLPSFLWASMITFVAGLALVIPGRPEHIHLRPRDMYLLTVSSWLVVCIFAALPFLLTQHISYTDSFFESMSGITATGATVLTGLDSMSPGILMWRSLLHWIGGIGFIGMAVAILPLLRIGGMRLFQTESSDRSEKVMPRSHMVARLIVAAYVGITIFGSLAFWWAGMSPFDAINHAMSAISTGGFSTSDLSLAKWPEPAVHWVAVVIMILGALPFTLYVATLRGNRRALIKDEQVQGLLGMLLVTWLVLGTWYWWTTQLHWLEALRHVALNVTSVVTTTGFALGDYSLWGNFSLMLFFYLGFVGGCSGSTAGGIKIFRFQVAYILLKANLNQLIHPRAVIKQKYNGHRLDEEIVRSILTFSFFFAITICVIALLLSLLGVDWMTALTGAAATVSGVGPGLGETIGPAGNFASLPDAAKWILSFGMLLGRLEIITVFVLCIPAFWRH